The Gordonibacter urolithinfaciens genome contains a region encoding:
- a CDS encoding type III pantothenate kinase, with translation MLLAIDVGNTQTVVGVYEGEVLAHMWRVATNKSHTSDELRVKVLPLLDSEGIAPGDLQGAALASVVPQLTQAWCAALHRMLGIDALVCTAASAGELFPTTYANPGEIGADRVADAVAARSLYGAPVVVVDFGTATNIEVVDREGRFIGGVIAPGVDTSAAALFSRATRLAAIDLVDPHTAIGGSTEQAIQAGIVYGEADRVDGLVRRIFAQLGYEAPVVATGGLAPRVAELSQTITVTNPELTLEGLRLIHEAQGKGTGV, from the coding sequence ATGTTACTTGCCATCGATGTGGGGAACACCCAGACCGTCGTGGGGGTGTACGAGGGCGAGGTGCTCGCCCACATGTGGCGCGTGGCCACGAACAAGAGCCATACGTCCGACGAGCTGCGCGTGAAGGTGCTGCCGCTTTTGGACTCGGAGGGCATCGCCCCGGGCGACCTGCAGGGGGCGGCGCTCGCCTCCGTGGTGCCGCAGCTCACGCAGGCGTGGTGTGCGGCGCTGCACCGCATGCTGGGCATCGACGCGCTCGTGTGCACGGCTGCCTCGGCCGGGGAGCTGTTCCCCACCACGTACGCCAACCCCGGTGAGATCGGCGCCGACCGCGTGGCCGACGCCGTGGCCGCGCGGTCGCTCTACGGCGCGCCCGTGGTGGTGGTGGATTTCGGCACGGCCACGAACATCGAGGTGGTGGACCGCGAGGGGCGTTTCATCGGCGGCGTCATCGCACCGGGCGTGGACACGAGTGCCGCGGCCCTGTTCTCGCGCGCCACGCGCCTGGCCGCCATCGACCTGGTGGACCCGCACACGGCCATTGGCGGCAGCACCGAGCAGGCCATCCAGGCCGGTATCGTGTACGGCGAGGCCGACCGCGTGGACGGCCTCGTGCGCCGCATCTTCGCCCAGCTGGGCTACGAGGCCCCCGTGGTGGCCACCGGCGGTTTGGCCCCCCGCGTGGCCGAGCTCTCCCAGACCATCACCGTCACGAACCCGGAGCTCACGCTGGAAGGATTGCGCCTGATACACGAGGCGCAGGGGAAGGGCACGGGGGTTTAG
- a CDS encoding formate--tetrahydrofolate ligase: MLSDIEIAQATKPQPISAIAEKAGVPETYLEMYGTNKAKVDYNLLKDVEHEPGKLILVTAINPTPAGEGKTTTTVGLADALAKQGKNVVVALREPSLGPVFGIKGGAAGGGYAQVIPMEDINLHFTGDFHAIGAANNLLAALLDAHIHNGNELGIDVRKITWKRVVDMNDRQLRNIVDGLGGKAHGVPREDGFDITVASEVMAIFCLATSIIDLKERLGRIVVGYTYDDKPVTAHDLHAEGAMTALLKDALKPNLVQTLEGTPAFVHGGPFANIAHGCNSIMATRMAMALGDYCVTEAGFGADLGAEKFLDIKCRLAGLKPDAVVVVATVRALKNHGGVAKADLNEENLEALEAGLPNLLQHVENITQVYKLPCVVAINAFPTDTKAELDLVEAKCRELGVNVALSEVWAKGGEGGQALATEVVRLCAEGDAEGRSAETFEFSYGDDLTLAEKIEAIAKRIYHADGVVFEPAAKKELAQLEALGFGAMPVCMAKTQYSFSDDASKLGAPRGFTVTVRQVKVSAGAGFVVALTGSIMTMPGLGKAPAAFKIDVDENGKISGLF; the protein is encoded by the coding sequence GTGTTGAGCGACATCGAAATTGCCCAGGCAACGAAGCCGCAGCCTATCAGCGCCATCGCCGAGAAGGCGGGCGTGCCGGAAACGTACCTGGAGATGTACGGCACCAACAAGGCGAAGGTGGACTACAACCTGCTCAAGGACGTGGAGCACGAGCCGGGCAAGCTCATCCTGGTCACCGCCATCAACCCCACGCCGGCCGGTGAGGGCAAGACCACCACGACGGTGGGCCTGGCCGACGCGCTGGCGAAGCAGGGCAAGAACGTGGTCGTGGCGCTGCGCGAGCCGTCGCTCGGCCCCGTGTTCGGCATCAAGGGCGGTGCGGCCGGCGGCGGGTACGCCCAGGTCATCCCCATGGAGGACATCAACCTGCACTTCACGGGCGACTTCCACGCCATCGGCGCGGCCAACAACCTGCTGGCGGCCCTGCTGGACGCGCACATCCACAACGGAAACGAGCTGGGCATCGACGTGCGCAAGATCACGTGGAAGCGCGTGGTGGACATGAACGACCGCCAGCTGCGCAACATCGTGGACGGCCTGGGCGGCAAGGCCCACGGCGTGCCGCGCGAGGACGGCTTCGACATCACGGTGGCCTCCGAGGTCATGGCCATTTTCTGCCTGGCCACGTCCATCATCGACCTCAAGGAGCGCCTGGGCCGCATCGTGGTGGGCTACACCTACGACGACAAGCCGGTCACGGCGCACGACCTGCATGCGGAAGGCGCCATGACGGCCCTGCTCAAAGACGCGCTCAAGCCCAACCTCGTGCAGACGCTCGAGGGCACGCCCGCGTTCGTGCACGGCGGCCCCTTCGCCAACATCGCGCACGGCTGCAACTCAATCATGGCCACGCGCATGGCCATGGCGCTGGGCGACTACTGCGTGACGGAGGCCGGCTTCGGCGCCGACCTGGGCGCGGAGAAGTTCCTGGACATCAAGTGCCGTTTGGCGGGCCTCAAGCCCGACGCCGTGGTCGTGGTTGCCACGGTGCGCGCCTTGAAGAATCACGGCGGCGTGGCGAAGGCGGACCTCAACGAGGAGAACCTCGAGGCCCTGGAGGCCGGCCTGCCCAACTTGCTGCAGCACGTGGAGAACATCACGCAGGTATACAAACTGCCGTGCGTGGTGGCCATCAACGCGTTCCCCACCGACACGAAGGCCGAGCTCGACCTCGTGGAGGCCAAGTGCCGCGAGCTGGGCGTGAACGTGGCGCTTTCCGAGGTATGGGCGAAGGGCGGCGAGGGCGGCCAGGCGTTGGCGACCGAGGTGGTGCGCCTGTGCGCCGAGGGCGACGCCGAGGGCCGCAGCGCCGAGACGTTCGAGTTCTCCTACGGCGACGACCTGACGCTGGCCGAGAAGATTGAGGCCATCGCCAAGCGCATCTACCACGCAGACGGCGTCGTGTTCGAGCCGGCCGCGAAGAAGGAGCTGGCCCAGCTGGAGGCGCTCGGCTTCGGCGCCATGCCCGTGTGCATGGCCAAGACGCAGTACTCCTTCAGCGACGACGCGTCCAAGCTGGGCGCGCCGCGCGGCTTCACCGTGACCGTGCGCCAAGTGAAGGTGTCGGCCGGCGCCGGCTTCGTGGTGGCGCTCACGGGTTCGATCATGACGATGCCGGGCCTTGGGAAGGCCCCCGCCGCCTTCAAGATCGACGTGGACGAGAACGGCAAGATCAGCGGGTTGTTCTAA
- a CDS encoding ATP-binding protein, translating to MSLQPSAYRPRIIDEKLARALKAFGAVEVAGPKFCGKTWSSMAQGESIVHIDDDAVQPAIELDASLALEGARPHIIDEWQEVPKIWDTVRRYVDATGNEKGQFILTGSSTVDKRQVSHSGAGRIARLHMRPMSLAESGDSDQSVSLRGLFEGSFEQRAVKTDVRSLARLICQGGWPASLDVDPSLARDLPAQYLAALFEVSARKADLDPYLARRVAVSLARNTGKTLTYKTLFADVSEGEPSSKLSDAGVRERLEPYLSFFKAQYFIEDQRGWDAPIKSRSRVRTKPKRTFADPSLPASLLGVAPERLLFETQLFGNLFEELCLRDLRVYAAALQQAPEAEVLYYADSDGLEVDAVIELADGRWGALEIKLSDEKVPEAVRSLTRLANKVSSNPAARNKEPAFLAVLVGKAAFCRKTPEGVYVVPITSLTA from the coding sequence ATGAGCTTACAGCCATCGGCGTATCGACCTCGGATCATCGATGAGAAACTTGCCCGCGCGCTCAAAGCATTCGGAGCAGTCGAAGTGGCGGGCCCCAAGTTCTGCGGCAAAACATGGAGCAGCATGGCGCAAGGAGAGAGCATCGTCCACATTGACGACGACGCCGTGCAACCCGCCATCGAGTTGGATGCGAGCCTGGCGCTTGAAGGGGCGCGGCCCCATATCATAGACGAATGGCAGGAGGTTCCCAAAATCTGGGACACCGTCAGGCGTTACGTAGATGCGACGGGAAACGAGAAGGGGCAGTTCATCCTCACCGGCTCGTCCACGGTGGACAAAAGGCAGGTTTCCCATAGCGGGGCGGGCCGCATCGCCCGCCTGCACATGCGCCCCATGAGCCTGGCCGAAAGCGGAGATTCCGACCAGTCGGTTTCCCTGCGCGGCCTTTTCGAGGGATCCTTCGAACAGCGCGCGGTCAAAACCGACGTCAGAAGCCTCGCCCGCCTCATCTGCCAAGGAGGCTGGCCCGCCTCGCTCGACGTCGACCCTTCCCTCGCGCGTGATCTCCCCGCACAGTATCTCGCCGCATTGTTCGAAGTTAGTGCACGCAAAGCCGATCTTGATCCCTACCTTGCCCGACGGGTGGCGGTATCCCTGGCAAGAAACACCGGTAAAACGCTCACCTACAAAACGCTGTTCGCCGACGTGTCCGAAGGCGAACCGTCGAGCAAGTTGAGCGATGCGGGCGTTCGCGAGCGCCTTGAACCGTATCTGAGCTTTTTTAAAGCCCAATACTTCATCGAAGATCAAAGGGGCTGGGATGCGCCGATCAAATCACGCTCGCGCGTGCGCACGAAGCCCAAGCGAACCTTCGCCGATCCTTCTCTGCCGGCTTCGCTCCTCGGCGTGGCACCGGAGCGCCTGTTGTTCGAGACGCAGTTGTTCGGCAACCTTTTCGAGGAGCTCTGCCTGCGCGACCTGCGCGTGTACGCGGCGGCGTTGCAGCAGGCACCCGAGGCGGAGGTGCTCTACTACGCCGACTCGGACGGGCTTGAAGTGGATGCCGTCATCGAGCTTGCCGACGGTCGATGGGGCGCGCTGGAGATCAAGCTCAGCGACGAGAAGGTGCCCGAAGCGGTCAGGAGCCTCACGAGGCTTGCGAACAAGGTGTCCTCCAACCCGGCTGCCCGCAACAAGGAACCCGCTTTCCTCGCCGTTCTGGTAGGCAAAGCGGCTTTCTGCCGCAAGACGCCCGAGGGGGTGTACGTGGTTCCCATCACGTCGCTCACCGCATAG
- a CDS encoding cyclodeaminase/cyclohydrolase family protein, whose protein sequence is MYDTSFIDELASAAPTPGGGGASAYAGALAAALASMVGNLTVGKKTYADVEDEVRASLARLDALRARLVELVDEDARAFEPLAAAYRLPKATPDEQAAKNAALQQALVGASDVPLAIMRAVADVVDEADYLAHHGSKMARSDAGVAAAFARAASDGASLNIFINAASMDDAAQAARYRGEAESLAARTRERCDELFDFVKTSVS, encoded by the coding sequence ATGTACGACACCTCATTCATCGACGAGCTGGCCAGCGCGGCGCCCACGCCGGGCGGCGGCGGGGCCTCGGCCTACGCGGGCGCGCTCGCGGCGGCGCTCGCCTCCATGGTGGGCAACCTCACGGTGGGGAAGAAGACCTACGCCGACGTGGAGGACGAGGTGCGCGCCTCGCTTGCGCGCCTCGACGCGCTGCGCGCCCGCCTGGTGGAGCTCGTGGACGAGGACGCCCGCGCGTTCGAGCCCCTGGCCGCCGCCTACCGCCTGCCGAAGGCCACGCCGGATGAGCAGGCCGCCAAGAACGCGGCGCTCCAGCAGGCGCTCGTCGGCGCGAGCGACGTCCCCCTCGCCATCATGCGCGCCGTGGCCGACGTGGTGGACGAGGCCGACTACCTGGCCCATCACGGCTCCAAGATGGCGCGCTCCGACGCGGGCGTGGCCGCCGCGTTCGCCCGGGCCGCCTCCGACGGGGCCAGCCTCAACATCTTCATCAACGCCGCCTCCATGGACGACGCTGCCCAGGCCGCGCGCTACCGCGGCGAGGCCGAGTCGCTGGCCGCGCGCACGCGTGAGCGCTGCGACGAGCTGTTCGACTTCGTGAAAACGTCCGTCTCGTAA
- a CDS encoding bifunctional 5,10-methylenetetrahydrofolate dehydrogenase/5,10-methenyltetrahydrofolate cyclohydrolase has translation MATLLTGKPVVDRLAQELAPRIEALGLAGIVPALVIVRMGERPDDLSYERTAQKRAESLGIAVRSFVLPEDAPQEVLEAALAEVNADASIHGCLLFRPLPVHIDEARACELLSPEKDVDGITLASLASVFTDGATGFPPSTAAACLELLDHYGVPLEGKRVAVAGRSLVVGKPVSMMLLRRNATVTLCHSRTENLAEVVCASDVVICATGRARMFGAEFFRPGQTVLDVGINFDADGNLCGDVDFDAAEPVVDALTPVPRGLGTVTTSVTMAHTVAAAEAALAAREGGR, from the coding sequence ATGGCAACCCTCCTCACCGGAAAGCCCGTCGTCGACCGCTTGGCGCAGGAGCTCGCGCCGCGCATCGAGGCGCTCGGGCTCGCCGGCATCGTGCCCGCGCTCGTCATCGTGCGCATGGGCGAGCGCCCCGACGACCTGTCCTACGAGCGCACCGCCCAGAAGCGCGCCGAGTCGCTCGGCATCGCCGTGCGTTCGTTCGTCCTGCCAGAGGACGCCCCGCAGGAGGTCCTCGAAGCCGCGCTCGCCGAGGTGAACGCCGACGCCTCCATCCACGGCTGCCTGCTGTTCCGCCCGCTGCCCGTGCACATCGACGAGGCGCGCGCCTGCGAGCTGCTGTCCCCCGAGAAGGATGTCGACGGCATCACGCTCGCCTCGCTGGCCTCGGTGTTCACCGACGGCGCCACGGGCTTTCCGCCCTCGACGGCCGCCGCGTGCCTCGAGCTGCTCGACCATTACGGAGTGCCGCTCGAAGGCAAGCGCGTGGCGGTGGCGGGCCGCAGCCTGGTGGTGGGCAAGCCCGTGTCCATGATGCTGCTGCGCCGCAACGCCACGGTGACGCTCTGCCATAGCAGGACCGAGAACCTTGCCGAGGTCGTGTGCGCCTCCGACGTCGTGATCTGCGCCACCGGCCGTGCCCGCATGTTCGGCGCGGAGTTCTTCCGCCCCGGGCAGACGGTGCTCGACGTGGGCATCAACTTCGACGCCGACGGCAACCTCTGCGGCGACGTGGACTTCGACGCGGCAGAGCCGGTGGTGGACGCCCTCACGCCCGTGCCGCGCGGCCTGGGCACGGTGACCACCAGCGTCACGATGGCCCACACCGTGGCCGCCGCCGAGGCCGCGCTCGCCGCGCGCGAAGGAGGGCGGTGA
- a CDS encoding 4Fe-4S dicluster domain-containing protein: MSLRAATPAGRKFIIADPSVCIGCKTCMAACLMRHDAPGDVAVPRLTLVTTRTISAPVGCHHCAEAPCVDACPTGCLFSDDEHVGVHPEKCIGCRNCVLACPYGAVEIVTEKLPPEPEPTPEEAAAADAAAKDDKSAKGARARARAKKRKRTRSTVVKCDLCTGCAGGPACAKACPTDALRLIDADFMERARQSKRKAAARATASFASMKLNASLDEGE, from the coding sequence GTGAGCTTGCGCGCAGCGACGCCTGCCGGCAGGAAGTTCATCATCGCCGACCCTTCGGTCTGCATCGGCTGCAAGACGTGCATGGCGGCCTGCCTCATGCGCCATGACGCCCCCGGCGACGTGGCGGTGCCGCGCCTCACGCTGGTCACGACGCGCACCATATCGGCGCCCGTGGGCTGCCATCACTGCGCCGAGGCGCCGTGCGTGGACGCGTGCCCCACGGGCTGCCTGTTCAGCGACGACGAGCATGTGGGCGTGCACCCCGAGAAGTGCATCGGCTGCCGCAACTGCGTGCTGGCCTGCCCTTACGGCGCCGTGGAGATCGTGACCGAGAAGCTGCCGCCCGAGCCGGAGCCCACGCCCGAGGAGGCGGCCGCGGCCGACGCGGCGGCCAAGGACGACAAGTCCGCCAAGGGCGCGCGGGCGCGGGCCCGGGCGAAGAAGCGCAAGCGCACGCGCTCGACGGTGGTGAAGTGCGACCTGTGCACGGGATGCGCGGGCGGCCCGGCGTGCGCGAAGGCGTGCCCGACCGACGCGCTGCGCCTGATAGACGCCGACTTCATGGAGCGCGCGCGCCAAAGCAAGCGCAAGGCGGCGGCCCGCGCCACGGCGTCGTTCGCCAGCATGAAGCTCAACGCGAGCCTGGACGAGGGGGAGTAG
- the fdhF gene encoding formate dehydrogenase subunit alpha, whose translation MEKHMAVCPYCGAGCKMNLAVENGRVIDAEGLDGITNEGELCLKGLYGYDFVNDTRILTPRIYHPMIRRRKGAPLERVTWDEALDFTASRLRAIIEESGPEAVMLTGSSRGAGNEANFVMQKFTRACLGTNNIDNCARTCHAASVIGLMECVGSGAMSVSIPTLEEADCILLIGYNPAASHPIVARRIVKAKERGAELIVCDPRVIESARIADLYLPLANGSNLAFVNALAYTIVDEELADFDFIDEHTEGFDDWWEIVQDYAPEDVEDVCGLPAELIRQAARRYATAETAIVGWGMGVTQHAQGVQTVRAIAALALITGHIGKPRSGLAPVRGQNNVQGSCDMGMWPSLYPGYQRVDDPAARAKFAAAWGVPEERLSLKPGWKLTDLPHEVEEGKIRAFYNFGEDPLQTEPDTAQMRRTMENLDLLISQDIFMTQTTALADVVLPATSWAEHDAVYTASDRSFQLTTAALPPKGECRHDWEIFADLSTRMGYPMRYESTREIWDEVRSLCPQFAGATYEKMAGTGYAQWPIRAEAADDPDNHGTPELYAGGAFTTPNGKGRLVAAHWRPPTEKPDDAWPLVLCTVREVGHYSCRSMTGNCKALAALADEPGYVSMSPADADARGIEEEQLVWVRSRRGKVLARAAVDERVNEGAVYMTYQWWIGKCNELTLHAVDGESGTPEDKYSACEVEAIADQRWAEDHLVERYASLKAELAAEADRQNPPEPEPEAAAEPAAAASEPSDEAPTPAAAFAPHEAEVAGRALYANGEEETLV comes from the coding sequence ATGGAGAAGCATATGGCGGTGTGCCCGTACTGCGGCGCGGGTTGCAAGATGAATCTGGCGGTGGAGAACGGCCGGGTCATCGACGCGGAGGGACTGGACGGCATCACGAACGAGGGCGAGCTGTGCCTCAAGGGCCTCTACGGCTACGACTTCGTCAACGACACGCGCATCCTCACGCCGCGCATCTACCACCCGATGATCCGCCGGCGGAAGGGCGCGCCGCTTGAGCGCGTGACCTGGGACGAGGCGCTCGATTTCACGGCCAGCCGCCTGCGCGCCATCATCGAGGAGAGCGGTCCCGAGGCCGTCATGCTCACGGGGTCGTCTCGCGGGGCCGGCAACGAGGCCAACTTCGTCATGCAGAAGTTCACGCGGGCGTGCCTCGGCACCAACAACATCGACAACTGCGCGCGCACCTGCCACGCGGCCAGCGTCATCGGCCTCATGGAGTGCGTGGGCTCGGGCGCGATGAGCGTGAGCATCCCCACGCTCGAGGAGGCGGACTGCATCCTGCTCATCGGCTACAACCCGGCGGCGAGCCATCCCATCGTGGCGCGCCGCATCGTGAAGGCGAAGGAGCGCGGCGCCGAGCTCATCGTGTGTGACCCGCGCGTCATCGAGAGCGCCCGCATCGCCGACCTCTACCTGCCGCTCGCGAACGGCTCGAACCTCGCCTTCGTGAACGCGCTCGCGTACACCATCGTCGACGAGGAGCTGGCCGACTTCGACTTCATCGACGAGCACACCGAGGGCTTCGACGACTGGTGGGAGATCGTGCAGGACTACGCGCCCGAGGACGTGGAGGACGTGTGCGGCCTCCCCGCCGAGCTCATCCGCCAGGCCGCGCGCCGCTACGCAACGGCCGAGACGGCCATCGTGGGCTGGGGCATGGGCGTGACCCAGCACGCGCAGGGCGTGCAGACGGTGCGCGCCATCGCCGCGCTCGCGCTCATCACGGGCCACATCGGCAAGCCCCGAAGCGGCCTCGCGCCCGTGCGCGGGCAGAACAACGTGCAGGGCTCGTGCGACATGGGCATGTGGCCGAGCCTCTACCCCGGCTACCAGCGCGTGGACGACCCGGCCGCGCGCGCGAAGTTCGCCGCCGCCTGGGGCGTTCCCGAGGAGCGTCTGTCGCTCAAGCCCGGCTGGAAGCTCACCGACCTGCCGCACGAGGTGGAGGAGGGCAAGATCCGCGCGTTCTACAACTTCGGCGAGGACCCGCTGCAAACCGAGCCCGACACGGCGCAGATGCGGCGCACAATGGAGAACCTCGACCTCCTCATCAGCCAGGACATCTTCATGACGCAGACCACGGCGCTGGCCGACGTGGTGCTGCCCGCCACGTCGTGGGCCGAGCACGACGCCGTGTACACCGCGTCGGACCGCTCGTTCCAGCTGACGACGGCCGCGCTGCCGCCGAAGGGCGAGTGCCGCCACGACTGGGAGATCTTCGCCGACCTCTCCACCCGCATGGGTTATCCGATGCGCTATGAGAGCACGCGCGAGATCTGGGACGAGGTGCGCAGCCTCTGCCCGCAGTTCGCCGGGGCCACCTACGAGAAGATGGCGGGCACGGGATACGCGCAGTGGCCCATCCGCGCCGAGGCGGCCGACGACCCCGACAACCACGGCACGCCGGAGCTCTACGCCGGCGGCGCGTTCACCACGCCAAACGGCAAGGGGCGCCTGGTGGCGGCGCACTGGCGTCCTCCCACCGAGAAGCCCGACGACGCCTGGCCGCTCGTGCTGTGCACGGTGCGCGAGGTGGGGCACTACTCGTGCCGCTCGATGACCGGCAACTGCAAGGCGCTGGCCGCGCTGGCCGACGAGCCCGGCTACGTGAGCATGAGTCCGGCCGACGCCGACGCGCGCGGCATCGAGGAGGAGCAGCTGGTGTGGGTGCGCTCGCGCCGCGGCAAGGTGCTCGCGCGCGCCGCGGTGGACGAGCGCGTGAACGAGGGCGCGGTGTACATGACCTACCAGTGGTGGATCGGCAAGTGCAACGAGCTTACGCTGCACGCGGTGGACGGCGAGTCGGGCACGCCCGAGGACAAGTACAGCGCCTGCGAGGTGGAGGCGATCGCCGACCAACGCTGGGCGGAGGATCACCTGGTGGAGCGCTACGCCTCCCTCAAAGCCGAGCTGGCCGCCGAGGCCGACCGCCAGAACCCTCCGGAGCCGGAGCCGGAGGCGGCCGCCGAGCCCGCCGCGGCTGCGTCCGAGCCTTCCGACGAAGCTCCAACCCCCGCCGCCGCCTTCGCCCCCCACGAGGCCGAGGTGGCGGGCCGGGCGCTCTACGCGAACGGCGAGGAGGAGACGCTCGTATGA
- a CDS encoding 4Fe-4S dicluster domain-containing protein — protein sequence MNRFVVSDPARCIGCGACRVTCSEAHRKRALRPASRLSLVKTREVSAAVTCHQCEGAPCLAVCPEGAIYQERDRLQVDEGRCTGCLLCALACPFGAVYPSAPSTAHVKAAPYSRASSARSAGLLRQKETGAYTSVVVCDLCAKSPDGPRCVEACPTKALALVDEEMLEALGKNRRIEAVERAEAALRGGLPDDAFAGMFDLLEEVDR from the coding sequence ATGAACCGCTTCGTCGTGTCCGACCCCGCGCGCTGCATCGGCTGCGGCGCGTGCCGCGTGACGTGCAGCGAGGCGCACCGCAAGCGCGCGCTGCGCCCGGCGTCGCGCCTCTCGCTCGTGAAGACCCGCGAGGTGTCGGCCGCGGTGACGTGCCACCAGTGCGAGGGCGCGCCCTGCCTGGCGGTGTGCCCGGAAGGGGCCATCTACCAGGAGCGCGACCGCCTGCAAGTTGACGAGGGCCGCTGCACGGGCTGCCTGCTGTGCGCGCTCGCGTGCCCGTTCGGGGCCGTCTACCCCTCGGCTCCCTCCACCGCGCACGTGAAGGCCGCGCCGTACAGCCGCGCGTCGTCGGCGCGCTCGGCGGGGCTGCTGCGCCAGAAGGAGACGGGCGCGTACACGAGCGTGGTGGTGTGCGACCTGTGCGCGAAGTCGCCCGACGGGCCGCGCTGCGTGGAGGCCTGCCCCACGAAGGCGCTCGCGCTCGTAGACGAGGAGATGCTCGAGGCGCTGGGGAAGAACCGCCGCATCGAGGCCGTCGAGCGGGCTGAAGCAGCCCTGCGCGGCGGGCTTCCCGACGATGCGTTCGCGGGAATGTTCGATCTGCTCGAGGAGGTCGATCGCTGA
- a CDS encoding 4Fe-4S dicluster domain-containing protein, producing the protein MANVKPRTSNPISSRDRATGVRRASSVVEGKPRHDFSACIACAACAAACDANAIRIFIDEDEGLLVWTLDLFDCTQCGRCVPACPTGAMDVIEGADFADEPELPKRCLFTLAECESCGRYYATNKEIAFANALLEQEEHADAARARALMATCPDCKRTHDAKAAARRAGMKRRL; encoded by the coding sequence ATGGCGAACGTGAAGCCCCGCACGTCGAACCCCATCTCGAGCCGCGACCGCGCGACGGGGGTTCGGCGCGCCTCGAGCGTGGTGGAGGGCAAGCCGCGCCACGACTTCTCCGCCTGCATCGCATGCGCCGCCTGCGCGGCGGCCTGCGACGCGAACGCCATCCGCATCTTCATCGACGAGGACGAGGGCCTGCTGGTGTGGACGCTCGACCTGTTCGACTGCACGCAGTGCGGCCGCTGCGTGCCTGCGTGTCCCACCGGGGCCATGGACGTCATCGAGGGGGCCGACTTCGCCGACGAGCCCGAGCTGCCCAAGCGCTGCCTGTTCACGCTGGCGGAGTGCGAATCGTGCGGGCGCTACTACGCCACGAACAAGGAGATAGCGTTCGCGAACGCCCTGCTCGAGCAGGAGGAGCACGCCGACGCCGCCCGCGCCCGCGCGCTCATGGCCACCTGCCCCGACTGCAAGCGCACGCATGACGCCAAAGCCGCCGCCCGCCGCGCGGGGATGAAGCGGCGCCTGTAG
- a CDS encoding M24 family metallopeptidase translates to MYEARIETVMQNLARRGLSQMLVCDPRSIQYLTGAYLEPGERFLGLVLAEGGAPTLVYNEMFAVPSDLSCATLTFNDTEDPLALAAGLLGPSRPLGCDKNLAARFLIPLMERGAASAFVLASDVVDDARAHKSAEERDLMRDASHTNDAAMARFKKLVREGATEAEVAGQLEGIYRELGAQGHSFAPIVSFGANAADPHHEPDGTPLTAGDVVLFDVGCRQGEYCADMTRTFFFGEPTDKQREVYETVRRANEAAQRVVAPGVRFCDIDRAAREVIEEAGYGPFFTHRLGHQIGLDVHEPGDVSSVHEAPVEVGMCFSIEPGIYLPGEFGVRIEDLVIVTEDGCEVLNGYPHELEVLG, encoded by the coding sequence ATGTACGAAGCGCGTATCGAAACCGTCATGCAGAACCTTGCCCGGCGCGGGCTCTCGCAGATGCTCGTCTGCGACCCGCGGTCCATCCAGTACCTGACCGGCGCATACCTTGAGCCGGGCGAGCGCTTTCTGGGCCTGGTTCTGGCCGAAGGCGGCGCGCCGACGCTCGTCTATAACGAGATGTTCGCCGTGCCGAGCGACCTCTCTTGCGCCACGCTCACGTTCAACGACACGGAGGACCCCCTTGCGCTGGCCGCCGGGCTGCTCGGCCCGTCCCGCCCGCTGGGCTGCGACAAGAACCTTGCGGCGCGCTTCCTCATCCCGCTCATGGAGCGCGGGGCGGCAAGCGCCTTCGTGCTGGCCTCCGACGTGGTGGACGACGCGCGCGCCCACAAGAGCGCCGAGGAGCGCGACCTCATGCGCGACGCCTCGCACACGAACGACGCCGCCATGGCACGCTTCAAGAAGCTGGTGCGCGAAGGCGCGACCGAGGCCGAAGTGGCCGGGCAGCTGGAGGGCATCTACCGCGAGCTGGGCGCGCAGGGCCACTCGTTCGCGCCCATCGTCAGCTTCGGCGCAAACGCCGCCGATCCGCATCACGAGCCCGACGGCACGCCCTTGACCGCCGGCGATGTGGTGTTGTTCGACGTGGGCTGCCGTCAGGGCGAGTACTGCGCCGACATGACGCGCACGTTCTTCTTCGGCGAGCCCACCGACAAGCAGCGCGAGGTGTACGAGACGGTGCGGCGGGCCAACGAGGCCGCCCAGCGCGTTGTCGCCCCCGGCGTGCGCTTCTGCGACATCGACCGCGCCGCCCGCGAAGTCATCGAGGAGGCGGGCTACGGCCCCTTCTTCACTCATCGCCTGGGACATCAGATCGGCCTGGACGTGCATGAGCCGGGCGACGTTTCGTCGGTTCACGAGGCCCCGGTGGAGGTGGGCATGTGCTTTTCCATCGAACCCGGCATATACCTGCCCGGCGAGTTCGGCGTGCGCATCGAGGACCTGGTCATCGTAACCGAGGACGGCTGCGAGGTGCTCAACGGCTACCCCCACGAGCTGGAGGTACTGGGGTAA